In Scylla paramamosain isolate STU-SP2022 chromosome 17, ASM3559412v1, whole genome shotgun sequence, one DNA window encodes the following:
- the LOC135108379 gene encoding uncharacterized protein LOC135108379 isoform X2 has protein sequence MKCGSAVVVTVLVVVMVMEVAIEAWGPVASLSEAGERLLTLQANMRRIQQAKVRGRGAYSAAASTFRSPARGSEFRAPGSLGSPFNKQRNLHNAVWERVMGHTRQLSFGSFSLISLAFLTFGVILFDVVGGALSTRSAEAKETVLPGLGLLGDALNNLTEVALNALTIYLYREESPDCSERLLCESSQQAGQRGLLDSLANYFTGLFVSLFLPEPPLSRSLEAMRAGRRSDDCVGLYPHCSVNL, from the exons ATTGAGGCTTGGGGACCGGTGGCTTCATTATCTGAGGCCGGAGAGCGACTACTAACATTGCAG GCCAACATGCGGCGGATCCAGCAGGCTAAGGTGCGAGGCAGAGGCGCGTACTCGGCTGCAGCATCTACTTTCAG GAGCCCAGCGCGAGGGTCTGAGTTTCGGGCGCCCGGCAGTCTGGGTTCTCCTTTTAACAAACAGAGGAACCTCCACAATGCTGTCTGGGAGAGGGTCATGGGACACACGAGGCA GCTGTCTTTCGGGAGCttttcccttatctctctcGCTTTCCTGACCTTTGGGGTGATCCTGTTCGACGTGGTGGGAGGCGCCCTGTCCACGAGGAGTGCTGAGGCCAAGGAGACAGTGCTGCCAGGCCTGGGGTTGTTGGGCGATGCACTCAATAACCTCACCGAGGTAGCCCTCAACGCCCTCACCATATACTTGTACAG GGAGGAGAGCCCGGACTGCAGCGAGCGATTGCTGTGTGAAAGCAGTCAACAGGCGGGACAGCGTGGCCTGCTGGACAGCCTGGCCAACTACTTCACCGGCCTGTTTGTGTCACTGTTCCTCCCCGAGCCGCCGCTCTCCCGCAGCCTGGAGGCCATGCGGGCTGGAAGGAGGAGCGACGACTGTGTGGGGCTTTACCCGCACTGTTCTGTAAACCTCTGA
- the LOC135108379 gene encoding uncharacterized protein LOC135108379 isoform X1 has protein sequence MTFQMKCGSAVVVTVLVVVMVMEVAIEAWGPVASLSEAGERLLTLQANMRRIQQAKVRGRGAYSAAASTFRSPARGSEFRAPGSLGSPFNKQRNLHNAVWERVMGHTRQLSFGSFSLISLAFLTFGVILFDVVGGALSTRSAEAKETVLPGLGLLGDALNNLTEVALNALTIYLYREESPDCSERLLCESSQQAGQRGLLDSLANYFTGLFVSLFLPEPPLSRSLEAMRAGRRSDDCVGLYPHCSVNL, from the exons ATTGAGGCTTGGGGACCGGTGGCTTCATTATCTGAGGCCGGAGAGCGACTACTAACATTGCAG GCCAACATGCGGCGGATCCAGCAGGCTAAGGTGCGAGGCAGAGGCGCGTACTCGGCTGCAGCATCTACTTTCAG GAGCCCAGCGCGAGGGTCTGAGTTTCGGGCGCCCGGCAGTCTGGGTTCTCCTTTTAACAAACAGAGGAACCTCCACAATGCTGTCTGGGAGAGGGTCATGGGACACACGAGGCA GCTGTCTTTCGGGAGCttttcccttatctctctcGCTTTCCTGACCTTTGGGGTGATCCTGTTCGACGTGGTGGGAGGCGCCCTGTCCACGAGGAGTGCTGAGGCCAAGGAGACAGTGCTGCCAGGCCTGGGGTTGTTGGGCGATGCACTCAATAACCTCACCGAGGTAGCCCTCAACGCCCTCACCATATACTTGTACAG GGAGGAGAGCCCGGACTGCAGCGAGCGATTGCTGTGTGAAAGCAGTCAACAGGCGGGACAGCGTGGCCTGCTGGACAGCCTGGCCAACTACTTCACCGGCCTGTTTGTGTCACTGTTCCTCCCCGAGCCGCCGCTCTCCCGCAGCCTGGAGGCCATGCGGGCTGGAAGGAGGAGCGACGACTGTGTGGGGCTTTACCCGCACTGTTCTGTAAACCTCTGA